From a region of the Cucumis sativus cultivar 9930 chromosome 6, Cucumber_9930_V3, whole genome shotgun sequence genome:
- the LOC105435919 gene encoding protein SKIP34, producing the protein MCNGHHRPLFRGSLPPYQTSVPENGAVSVVDNLRGRLEETELRLAQVRAREAELSRLLEEMKRLVSVMEILENYLKRQYSDRQEYVVRLLSPVSRK; encoded by the coding sequence ATGTGTAACGGTCACCACCGACCTTTGTTCAGAGGTAGCCTTCCTCCCTACCAGACCTCCGTACCGGAAAACGGCGCCGTATCCGTTGTGGACAACCTACGGGGTCGATTAGAGGAAACCGAGTTGCGGCTGGCTCAAGTTAGGGCTCGAGAGGCGGAGCTCAGCCGACTCTTGGAGGAAATGAAACGATTAGTATCTGTGATGGAGATCCTCGAGAACTACCTGAAGCGGCAGTACAGCGACCGTCAAGAATATGTGGTTCGTCTCCTCTCCCCTGTATCTCGAAAATAG
- the LOC101203397 gene encoding nicotinamidase 1, translated as MVLEVMELLKEHLPLTQEPFVLSGDLNIGLVLVDVVNGFCTVGAGNLAPKQHNEQISQMVEESARLARVFCEKKWPIFAFRDSHHPDIPEPPYPPHCIAGTDESKLVPALQWLENEANVTLRCKDCIDGFLGCLEKDGSNIFIDWVKKNQIKGILVLGICTDICVLDFVCSTLSARNRGFLSPLEDVIVYSGGCATYDLPVAVAKTLGDAIAHPQELMHHVGLYIARGRGAKVVSEVSTKSF; from the exons ATGGTCTTAGAGGTCATGGAGCTGTTGAAGGAGCACCTTCCCCTGACTCAAGAGCCTTTCGTTTTGTCAGGTGACCTCAACATCGGCCTCGTCCTCGTCGATGTCGTTAATGGCTTCTGCACCGTCGGCGCTGGAAATTTG GCTCCGAAACAGCATAACGAgcaaatttctcaaatggTGGAGGAATCGGCAAGACTCGCCAGAGTTTTCTGCGAGAAAAAATGGCCTATATTCGCGTTTCGTGATTCTCATCATCCGGACATTCCGGAGCCTCCCTATCCTCCTCATTGCATCGCTGGAACAGACGAATCCAAATTAGTTCCAG CCCTGCAATGGCTGGAAAACGAGGCGAATGTGACGCTCAGATGCAAAGATTGCATCGATGGATTTTTAGGTTGTTTGGAAAAAGATGGCTCTAACATTTTCATCGATTGGGTGAAGAAAAATCAGATCAAAGGC ATCCTAGTGCTGGGAATTTGCACGGACATATGCGTGCTGGATTTTGTATGTTCAACGTTATCAGCAAGAAATCGCGGTTTCCTTTCACCACTGGAGGATGTGATAGTATATTCCGGTGGCTGCGCCACTTATGATCTTCCCGTAGCTGTTGCCAAGACTTTGGGAGATGCCATTGCTCACCCACAG GAGTTGATGCACCACGTAGGCCTGTACATAGCAAGGGGAAGAGGAGCCAAGGTGGTATCCGAGGTTTCAACTAAATCATTTTGA
- the LOC101203646 gene encoding uncharacterized protein LOC101203646 isoform X1, protein MAVSLSRFSLWFWNGKERETVANGSTPNSSSEFGTGLREPESLKFKRVDLPSSSKKVNKQKWLSKKETRIGWEYDFVMVPSGGDDMQMSDSGDEADWSIGWLEPHGPGFQSDDSFAVLVPSYSNRCKEVVEGSNVELLAAIKKLQNEFSPESKKYMELWLSSLQNSA, encoded by the exons ATGGCCGTGTCATTAAGCCGTTTTTCATTATGGTTTTGGAACGGGAAGGAGAGAGAGACTGTTGCAAATGGGTCGACCCCAAATTCTTCATCTGAGTTCGGTACTGGTCTGAGAGAACCGGAGAGTCTTAAGTTCAAGAGGGTGGACCTGCCTTCTTCATCAAAGAAGGTCAATAAGCAGAAATGGCTAAGTAAGAAGGAAACAAGGATTGGGTGGGAATACGATTTTGTGATGGTACCATCTGGTGGTGATGACATGCAAATGTCTGATTCTGGTGATGAGGCTGATTGGTCTATTGGTTGGTTGGAGCCTCATGGTCCTGGTTTTCAGAGTGATGATAGTTTTGCTGTTCTGGTCCCTTCCTATAGCAATCGTTGCAAGGAGGTGGTGGAGGGTTCTAACGTGGAGCTTTTGGCTGCCattaaaaaacttcaaaatgaatTCTCACCTG agaGTAAGAAGTATATGGAGCTATGGCTTTCTTCTCTGCAAAACTCAGCCTGA
- the LOC101203646 gene encoding uncharacterized protein LOC101203646 isoform X2: MAVSLSRFSLWFWNGKERETVANGSTPNSSSEFGTGLREPESLKFKRVDLPSSSKKVNKQKWLSKKETRIGWEYDFVMVPSGGDDMQMSDSGDEADWSIGWLEPHGPGFQSDDSFAVLVPSYSNRCKEVVEGSNVELLAAIKKLQNEFSPENDWRYNTLEL; this comes from the exons ATGGCCGTGTCATTAAGCCGTTTTTCATTATGGTTTTGGAACGGGAAGGAGAGAGAGACTGTTGCAAATGGGTCGACCCCAAATTCTTCATCTGAGTTCGGTACTGGTCTGAGAGAACCGGAGAGTCTTAAGTTCAAGAGGGTGGACCTGCCTTCTTCATCAAAGAAGGTCAATAAGCAGAAATGGCTAAGTAAGAAGGAAACAAGGATTGGGTGGGAATACGATTTTGTGATGGTACCATCTGGTGGTGATGACATGCAAATGTCTGATTCTGGTGATGAGGCTGATTGGTCTATTGGTTGGTTGGAGCCTCATGGTCCTGGTTTTCAGAGTGATGATAGTTTTGCTGTTCTGGTCCCTTCCTATAGCAATCGTTGCAAGGAGGTGGTGGAGGGTTCTAACGTGGAGCTTTTGGCTGCCattaaaaaacttcaaaatgaatTCTCACCTG AAAACGACTGGCGTTACAATACCTTGGAACTATAG
- the LOC101203646 gene encoding uncharacterized protein LOC101203646 isoform X3 encodes MAVSLSRFSLWFWNGKERETVANGSTPNSSSEFGTGLREPESLKFKRVDLPSSSKKVNKQKWLSKKETRIGWEYDFVMVPSGGDDMQMSDSGDEADWSIGWLEPHGPGFQSDDSFAVLVPSYSNRCKEVVEGSNVELLAAIKKLQNEFSPASDFRLK; translated from the exons ATGGCCGTGTCATTAAGCCGTTTTTCATTATGGTTTTGGAACGGGAAGGAGAGAGAGACTGTTGCAAATGGGTCGACCCCAAATTCTTCATCTGAGTTCGGTACTGGTCTGAGAGAACCGGAGAGTCTTAAGTTCAAGAGGGTGGACCTGCCTTCTTCATCAAAGAAGGTCAATAAGCAGAAATGGCTAAGTAAGAAGGAAACAAGGATTGGGTGGGAATACGATTTTGTGATGGTACCATCTGGTGGTGATGACATGCAAATGTCTGATTCTGGTGATGAGGCTGATTGGTCTATTGGTTGGTTGGAGCCTCATGGTCCTGGTTTTCAGAGTGATGATAGTTTTGCTGTTCTGGTCCCTTCCTATAGCAATCGTTGCAAGGAGGTGGTGGAGGGTTCTAACGTGGAGCTTTTGGCTGCCattaaaaaacttcaaaatgaatTCTCACCTG CATCAGATTTTagactaaaatga